In the genome of Pseudanabaena mucicola str. Chao 1806, the window GTCAAGTTGAACTTACTCCTACGGGTAGCGTAAATTGGGAAGCTTTAGCTACTGCCGTTAAACCACAAACGAGAATGGTCTTAATCCAGCGCTCCTGTGGCTATGCATGGCGACCAAGTTTATCGATCGAGGATATCGCTAGAATTATTCAAGTTGTCAAGCAACAAAATCCGAATATTATCTGTTTTGTCGATAACTGCTACGGCGAATTTATTAGCGATCGCGAACCAACGGCGGTAGGTGCTGACCTCATGGCAGGTTCCCTAATTAAAAATCCAGGGGGAACAATCGCCACTGCAGGGGGCTATGTGGCAGGCAAAGCCGAATATGTGGAACTTGCGGCTCAACGTCTTACCGCCCCTGGAATTGGGCGTGAGGGTGGCGCAACCTTTGACCTCAATCGACTTCTCTTTCAAGGTTTATTCCTTGCTCCACAAATGGTTGGCGAAGCGATGAAAAGCAGTCACCTTGCCGCCTATGTCTTTGACAAATTAGGCTATCAAGTCAAACCTCTACCCTGTGAGCCACGTCGCGATATTATTCAAGCGATTCAATTAGGTGATCCGAAAAAATTAATTGAATTCTGCCGTAATCTTCAGCGCTTTTCCCCGATTGATTCCTATGTTGATCCTGTGCCAGGAGAAATGCCGGGATATGTTAGTCAACTTGTGATGGCTGGAGGAACATTCATTGATGGTAGTACCTTAGAGCTTTCGGCAGATGGTCCCCTGCGTGAGCCTTACACTGTCTTTCTCCAAGGCGGAACTCATTGGACACATGTTGCGATCGCCCTTGAGAATTTTCAGATTGATGATCTATAGCAATGCTAAATGTTTTTGCCCATATTCATAATTTACCAGTCCTAAATTGTTAGTGGAAGCGCACACCTTTGGGGTGCACTTCCACTAACAATTTAGGATTGCTATAGATTATTTCCAACAGGTATATTGTCCTTAGTATAAGCTATTACCCTCAGAAGGTAATTGTTGAGGTTATGCAAAGAGCGAAATTTATATTTATACTTTGACAGGGGGTAGACTTTATTTTTCAAAAAGGGAAGAATGGAAGAAACGTTAACTTTGTTCCAAGATGATCCGACTAACATTTACCAAAGAAGAAATAGATGCGCTACATTACGAAAGATTCCATCATCCGCATCCGCGAGTACAGCGAAAAATGGAAGCACTATACCTAAAAAGTCAGAAATACGCGCACAAAGAAATCACAAAACTGCTAAGAATCACTGAACCGACATTGTTGAGTTATTTACGAGATTATAAAGAAGGAGGGATAAGCAAACTCAAAGAACTGACCTTTAATCGCCCACAGAGTGAACTCAAACAGCATCAGGAAAGTTTAGAGATATATTTTCGAGAACATCCACCCAAAACTCTGGCTCATGCAGCAGCAACAATTGCCGAGTTGACAGGAATTGTCCGTAGTCGAGAACAGGTGCGTCATTTTTTGAAATCGATGGGAATGAGTTGTCGTCGAGTAGGACTAATACCTGCTAAGGCAGACCCAGCCGCACAAGAGGAATTTTAAAAAAAAACTAGAACCACGATTAGAGGAAGCTAAATCTGGTCAAAGAGCCGTTTTCTTTGTCGATGCGGCACAGAGACTGTCAAGTAAAATGTGTAAAGTCTAGAAGCTAGATGAGGAGACGATCCTCGAAGAGGATAGCAAAGCGATTAAGTGCAGGTTTCCAATCACGAATCGAGCCTCGTCCACTTCTTAGAAATATTCCGCATCGCCAAATAGACCAATTTGAAAGCAGCCTCATCAGATGGAAAAATCTGTTGAGATTTAATCACTTTCCGCAAGCTACTATTCATTGACTCAATGGCATTAGTGGTATAAATCGCCCTGCGAATCTCAGGGGGGAAAGCAAAGAAGGGGATAATATTTGCCCAATGACTACGCCAAGACTTGGAGATCGATGGATATTGCTTGTCCCACTTCTCCGCAAAGAGTTCGAGATTAAACTCAGCCT includes:
- a CDS encoding aminotransferase class I/II-fold pyridoxal phosphate-dependent enzyme; the protein is MTSDKMKLLVAEAVTALAPTFTKIDLQVKANLERVLQAFRDRRVGAHHFASVSGYGHGDMGRDVLDEVFAQVMDAESAAVRVQFVSGTHAIACCLFGILRPLDELLSVVGAPYDTLEEVIGYPLTTDSKGSNYAGSLKDFGIAYRQVELTPTGSVNWEALATAVKPQTRMVLIQRSCGYAWRPSLSIEDIARIIQVVKQQNPNIICFVDNCYGEFISDREPTAVGADLMAGSLIKNPGGTIATAGGYVAGKAEYVELAAQRLTAPGIGREGGATFDLNRLLFQGLFLAPQMVGEAMKSSHLAAYVFDKLGYQVKPLPCEPRRDIIQAIQLGDPKKLIEFCRNLQRFSPIDSYVDPVPGEMPGYVSQLVMAGGTFIDGSTLELSADGPLREPYTVFLQGGTHWTHVAIALENFQIDDL